In Longimicrobiaceae bacterium, the DNA window TTGAAGACGCCCACCCGGTACGCGCCCGCTGCCTGGAGCGGCAGGTCGAGGGTTGCGGCCTTCCCGTTTGCGCTCCAATGCAGGCGCGCCATCATGCCCGGCGCGGTGCCCGCCGGAACGGCGCAGAAGATGTTCGCGGTGGTGGACGTGCAGTGCCCGACGACGAGGGTGGACGGAGAGGCCATGGCTCACCGGCGTGGGAGGAGGGTGGATTCGGAGGGGCGTCGGGCAGATGGCGTGGGCCTGCTGAAGCGGTGTGGCCGCGGCCGACGTCCGGCGTCGGTGGTCGTGCAAAATAGTCCCCTATTGATCTTACGCAAGAGCGCCGTTCGCACAATGGTGGCCGACGACGAAGGGCCCGGCGCATCCCGCGCCGGGCCCTTCGTCCCTCCACCATCGACGATCTCGAATCGACGGATCCCGCCGCGATCCGCAGCGGCTCAGCTCACGCGCTTCAGGCTTTCGTGCGTGAGGACGACGGCATCTTCCGGCTCCGCGTCGATCAGGTCGAGCAGCGACGTCTGGAACCGGCTCTCGGACGGCACCTGGTGGCAGCGGCGGCAGCGTGCCTCGTAGCTCTCCGCCCCGCCCACCTGGATGATGGGCGCCTCGTACGGCGCCGGCTCGCCATCCACCAGGCGCTGGTTGCGCGTGGCCAGGTTGCCGCACAGAACGCAGATGGCGTGCAGCTTGTCCACCGTCTCGGCGATGGAGAGCACCGCGCCGATGGGGCCGAACGGCTCGCCGCGGAAGTCCATGTCGGTGCCCGCCACGATCACCCGCGTGCCCCGGTCGGCCAGCAGCGAAAGCACGTCCACGATGCCGTCGTCCAGGAACTGCACCTCGTCGACCGCGATCACGTGGGCGTCGCGGTGCGCCTTCTCGGCCAGCTCGAAGCTGGAGCGGATGGGCACCGCGTCCACGCCCGACCCGTCGTGCGAGCTGATGCGCTTGAGCCCGGCGTAGCGGTCGTCCAGCGCGCTCTTGAACACCTGCACGCGCCGCTTGGCGATGAGGGCGCGGCGCACGCGGCGGATCAGCTCCTCGCTCTTGCCGCTGAACATGACGCCGGTGATCACCTCGATCCAGCCGTGGCCCTCACCGTGGTACAGCGATACGTCTCTCACAACGGGGATGCTTCGTGCGGGAACGGAAGGGGTCCGCCGGGGATGCGGAGCGGGCGGAGGGTCGCACCCAAACTACC includes these proteins:
- a CDS encoding thymidine kinase; translation: MRDVSLYHGEGHGWIEVITGVMFSGKSEELIRRVRRALIAKRRVQVFKSALDDRYAGLKRISSHDGSGVDAVPIRSSFELAEKAHRDAHVIAVDEVQFLDDGIVDVLSLLADRGTRVIVAGTDMDFRGEPFGPIGAVLSIAETVDKLHAICVLCGNLATRNQRLVDGEPAPYEAPIIQVGGAESYEARCRRCHQVPSESRFQTSLLDLIDAEPEDAVVLTHESLKRVS